In one window of Tripterygium wilfordii isolate XIE 37 chromosome 1, ASM1340144v1, whole genome shotgun sequence DNA:
- the LOC119999433 gene encoding protein CHAPERONE-LIKE PROTEIN OF POR1, chloroplastic-like isoform X1 — MTVSGMAGSPLRCCLWTPGGGSQRLQCKEVVALCSFGKYKERFELLRLRRRYWTGSFQRCTPKKTHWINCAMDASYGGDMTNEQTGSTIFPRINVRDPYKRLGISREASEDEIQAARNFLINMYVGHKPSVDAVESAHDKIIMQKFYERRNPKIDIRKKVKAVTNHRVVQAVASRFQSPSTQFIIKTSVAFLVLGALTIIFPTEEGPTLQVAISLVATLYFLYDRLKSRIRAFLYGAASFAFSWLFGTFLMVSVIPPLLKGPRSFEVMTSLITYVLLWVSSTYLK, encoded by the exons ATGACTGTCTCTGGAATGGCTGGTAGTCCCTTAAGATGTTGTCTCTGGACACCTGGGGGTGGTAGCCAAAGATTACAGTGTAAGGAAGTTGTGGCATTGTGTAGCTTTGGAAAATATAAAGAAAGGTTCGAATTGCTACGTCTTAGAAG AAGGTATTGGACAGGTTCTTTTCAACGATGCACTCCAAAGAAAACTCATTGGATCAATTGTGCAATGGATGCCTCTTATGGTGGTGATAtgacaaatgaacaaactg GTTCAACCATCTTCCCTCGAATTAATGTGAGGGACCCATATAAACGGCTTGGAATAAGCAGGGAGGCTTCTGAAGATGAAATTCAAGCTGCAAGGAATTTCCTTATTAATATGTATGTGGGGCACAAACCGAGTGTGGACGCAGTTGAATCTGCCCATGATAAAATAATCATGCAGAAGTTTTATGAGAGGAGGAACCCAAAAATAGATATCAGGAAGAAGGTCAAGGCAGTAACTAACCACCGCGTTGTGCAGGCTGTTGCAAGCAGATTCCAGTCTCCATCGACACAGTTTATTATCAAAACTTCAGTTGCATTTCTAGTACTTGGTGCCCTCACTATTATTTTTCCAACTGAAGAAGGCCCAACCCTTCAGGTGGCGATATCACTCGTGGCTACCTTATATTTTCTATATGATCGCCTGAAGAGCAGAATTCGAGCTTTTCTTTATGG GGCTGCAAGTTTTGCTTTCTCATGGCTTTTCGGAACCTTCTTAATGGTATCTGTGATTCCACCGTTACTTAAGGGACCAAGGAGTTTTGAAGTGATGACTTCATTGATAACCTATGTGTTACTATGGGTTTCCTCTACTTACCTTAAGTAG
- the LOC119999433 gene encoding protein CHAPERONE-LIKE PROTEIN OF POR1, chloroplastic-like isoform X2 — protein MTVSGMAGSPLRCCLWTPGGGSQRLQCKEVVALCSFGKYKERFELLRLRRYWTGSFQRCTPKKTHWINCAMDASYGGDMTNEQTGSTIFPRINVRDPYKRLGISREASEDEIQAARNFLINMYVGHKPSVDAVESAHDKIIMQKFYERRNPKIDIRKKVKAVTNHRVVQAVASRFQSPSTQFIIKTSVAFLVLGALTIIFPTEEGPTLQVAISLVATLYFLYDRLKSRIRAFLYGAASFAFSWLFGTFLMVSVIPPLLKGPRSFEVMTSLITYVLLWVSSTYLK, from the exons ATGACTGTCTCTGGAATGGCTGGTAGTCCCTTAAGATGTTGTCTCTGGACACCTGGGGGTGGTAGCCAAAGATTACAGTGTAAGGAAGTTGTGGCATTGTGTAGCTTTGGAAAATATAAAGAAAGGTTCGAATTGCTACGTCTTAGAAG GTATTGGACAGGTTCTTTTCAACGATGCACTCCAAAGAAAACTCATTGGATCAATTGTGCAATGGATGCCTCTTATGGTGGTGATAtgacaaatgaacaaactg GTTCAACCATCTTCCCTCGAATTAATGTGAGGGACCCATATAAACGGCTTGGAATAAGCAGGGAGGCTTCTGAAGATGAAATTCAAGCTGCAAGGAATTTCCTTATTAATATGTATGTGGGGCACAAACCGAGTGTGGACGCAGTTGAATCTGCCCATGATAAAATAATCATGCAGAAGTTTTATGAGAGGAGGAACCCAAAAATAGATATCAGGAAGAAGGTCAAGGCAGTAACTAACCACCGCGTTGTGCAGGCTGTTGCAAGCAGATTCCAGTCTCCATCGACACAGTTTATTATCAAAACTTCAGTTGCATTTCTAGTACTTGGTGCCCTCACTATTATTTTTCCAACTGAAGAAGGCCCAACCCTTCAGGTGGCGATATCACTCGTGGCTACCTTATATTTTCTATATGATCGCCTGAAGAGCAGAATTCGAGCTTTTCTTTATGG GGCTGCAAGTTTTGCTTTCTCATGGCTTTTCGGAACCTTCTTAATGGTATCTGTGATTCCACCGTTACTTAAGGGACCAAGGAGTTTTGAAGTGATGACTTCATTGATAACCTATGTGTTACTATGGGTTTCCTCTACTTACCTTAAGTAG